The DNA window GCGAGGGCCGCGACGTCGTCATCGCGGTCGTCGAGACCCACGGCCGGGTGGCGACCGCCGCGCAGGCGGAGGGTCTTCCGGTGCTGCCGCGCCGGACGGTCTCGCACCGCGGCGTCGACCTCGACGAGCTGGACCTCGAGGGTCTCCTCGAGCGGCGCCCGCAGCTCGCGCTCGTCGACGAGCTCGCGCACACGAACGCGCCGGGCTCGCGCCACCTCAAGCGCTGGCAGGACGTCGAGGAGATCCTCGACGCGGGCATCGACGTCATCACCACCGTCAACGTGCAGCACATCGAGTCGCTCGGCGGCGTCGTCGAGAAGATCACGGGCATCGCCCAGCGCGAGACCGTGCCCGACGCCGTCGTGCGCGGCGCCGATCAGATCGAGATCGTCGACCTCGCGCCGCAGTCCCTGCGTGACCGGCTCGCGGCCGGCTCGGTCTACCCGGCCGAGCGGATCGACGCGGCCCTCTCGAACTACTTCCGCCTCGGCAACCTCACCGCGCTGCGCGAGCTCGCCTTGCTGTGGCTGGCCGACGAGGTCGACAGCGCACTGGAGTCGTACCGCACCGAGCACGGCATCGACGGCGCGTGGCAGGCGCGCGAGCGCGTGGTGGTCGCGCTGACCGGAGGCTCGGAGGGGGAGACCCTGCTGCGCCGCGGTGCCCGCATCGCCGCCCGCTCGTCCGGCGGCGAGCTGCTCGCGGTGCACGTCACCAGCCAGGACGGGCTCCGCGCGGAGGCGCCGGGGGCGCTCGCGGCCCAGCGGCTCCTCGTGGAATCCCTCGGCGGCACCTACCACCAGGTCGTCGGCGGCGACGTCGCGCGCGCCCTGGTCGCCTTCGCGCGCTCGGTCAACGCGACGCAGGTCGTCGTGGGCGTGAGCCGCCGCGGCCGGCTGTCGGCGGCGCTGACCGGACCCGGCATCGGCGCCACCGTGATCCGCGAGTCGGGCGACATCGACGTGCACATGGTGACCCATGCGGCCGCGGGCGGTCGCGCGTCGCTTCCGCGCCTGAGCGGGGCGGCCCTCAGCGTGCGCCGTCGCATCCTGGGCTTCGTCGTGGCGCTCGCCGGCGGGCCGCTGCTGTCGTGGCTGCTGCTCGCCCTCGGCGCCGAGGACTCCATCACCACCGACGTCCTGGCCTATCAGCTGCTCGTCGTCATCGTCGCGCTCGTCGGCGGGCTGTGGCCCGCCGTGTTCGCCGCCGTGCTCTCGGGCATCACCCTCGACTTCCTCTTCATCGAGCCGCTCTACACCGTCACCATCTCCGACCCCGAGCACGCTCTGGCGCTGGTGCTCTACGTCGTGATCGCTCTGCTGGTGAGCCTCGTCGTCGACCAGGCGGCGCGACGGGCGAGGGCCGCCCGCCGTGCGCTTGCCGAATCCGAGCTGCTGGCCACCATCGCCGGGAGCATCCTCCGCGGCGAGAGCGCCGTGCCCGCCCTCGTCAGCCGCACCCGCGAGGCCTTCGCGCTCGCCGGCGTGCGCCTGCTGGACGCCGAGGGCGCCGTCATCGCGACCGACGGCGAGCCGGTGCGCGGCGACGTCGACGGCGCGGCGGCGGTGCGCCTCCCCGTCACCTCCGGATCGGGACCGACCGCGATCCTCGAGTTGCACGGACGCGTGCTGGATGCCTCGGAACGGCGTCTGCTCGACGTCATCGTCGCGCAGCTCGCGTCGGCCCTCGAGCGCTCCACCCTCACCCGCACCGCCCGGGAGGCCAGCGCGCTCGCCGAGACCGACCAGGTGCGCTCCGCGCTCCTCTCCGCGGTGAGCCACGACCTGCGCCGGCCGCTCGCGGCGGCGGTCGCCGCGCTCGGCGGCCTCCGCGCGGCAGACGGGCACCTCTCCGACGAGGATCGCCGCGAGCTGCTGGCCACCGCGGACGAGAGCCTCACGACCCTGACCACCCTCGTCACCGACCTCCTCGACGTCAGCCGCATCGAGGCGGGCGTGCTGGGCGTCTCGGTGCAGCCGACCGATCCCGCCGCCGTCATCCTCGGCGCCGTCGACGAGCTGCACCTCGGCCCCGACGACGTCGAGCTGGCGCTGGACCCCGACCTCCCGGCGCTCGCCGCCGATCCGGTGCTCCTGCAGCGCGTGGTCGTCAACGTCCTCGCGAACGCCCACCGCTTCGCGCCCGAGGGCACGCGGGTGCGCGTCACGACCAGCCGTCTCGGCTCACGGGCCGAGATCCGCGTCGTCGACCACGGGCCGGGGGTGGAGCCCGATCGCCGCGGCGAGATGTTCTCGCCGTTCCAGCGGCACGGCGACACCGACAACACCACCGGCCTCGGGCTGGGGCTCGCGCTGTCGAAGGGCTTCGCCGAGGGGATGGGCGGCACACTCACCCCCGAGGGCACGCCGGGCGGCGGCCTCACGATGGTCATCGGTCTGCCGGCGGCGACCGCGCCCACCGGCGCCGTGTCGACGGGAGGCCTGCGGTGAAGATCCTGATCGCGGACGACGATCCGCAGCTCGTGCGCGCGCTCCGCATCACCCTGTCGGCCCACGGCTACGAGGTCGTGGCCGCGGCGGACGGCGAGGCGGCGGTGACGCTCGCCGCCCAGCACCACCCCGACGTGGTGCTCCTCGACCTCGGGATGCCGAAGCTCGACGGCGTCCGGGTGATCGAGGCGCTGCGCGGCTGGAGCGACGCCCCGATCCTGGTCGTCTCAGGTCGCACCGGCTCGGCAGACAAGGTCGAGGCGCTCGATGCCGGCGCCGACGACTACGTCACCAAGCCGTTCCAGATCGACGAGCTGCTCGCGCGGCTGCGCGCCCTCGGGCGGCGGAGCGCCGCGGCATCCTCCCCGTCGGAGCCGGTCATCGGCTTCGGCGACGTCGTGGTGGATCTCGCCGCGAAGGCGGTGACGCGGGCAGGCGTCCGCGTGCACCTGACGCCGACGGAGTGGCGGATGCTGGAGTTCCTCGCCCGCAATCCGGGTGTGCTCGTCACACGTCAGACGCTGCTGAAGGAGATCTGGGGCAGCGAGCAGGTCGCCGACTCGGGCTATCTGCGGCTGTACATGTCGCAGCTGCGGAAGAAGCTCGAGCCGGATCCCGCCCGTCCCGTCCACCTCCTCACCGAGCAGGGGATGGGCTACCGCCTCGTTCCGTGACCCGCCCGCGGCGCCCGCGGAGTCGCGAGCGTCGCGTGGGAGAGGATGGGGCGATGGGCACACCACCGCAGCGGATCGTCGTGATGGGAGTCTCGGCGTCGGGCAAGAGCACCGTCGGGCTGGCCCTCGCCGCGGCCCTGGGCTGCGCGTTCACCGATGCCGACGACCTCCATCCGGCTGCCAACCTCGCCAAGATGGCCGGGGGCACGCCGCTCACCGACGAGGACCGCCAGCCGTGGCTGACCGCGGTGGGACGGGCGCTGGCCGATGCCGATCGCATCGTGGTGGCGTGCTCGGCGCTGCGTCGGGTCTACCGCGATCGGATCCGGGAGGCCGCACCCGACGCCTTCTTCGTCTTCCTCGACGCCGACGCGACCGTGCTCCATGCGCGCATCGCCGCGCGGACCGGTCACTTCATGCCGCCGGAGCTGCTCGATTCGCAGCTCGCCCTGCTCGAGCCGCTGCAGTCCGACGAGGCGGGCGTCCGCATCGACGTCGACGGCGCCCCGCTCGAGGTGGAGGCCGCCGCGATCGCCGCGGTGCAGCATCCGCCCGTGGGCTGACGCCGTCGGCTCTACGGCCGGTTCGCCGCGTCGCCCCCGCCGTTCGCTGGCGGTCCGCCGTCGCTGCGGGAGTCCGCCGTCTCCGGCGGTCCGGCCGGACGCGACGCGCGGAGATGCTTCGGCTGCGGCACCTGGCTCGGACGTCCGCCGCGCTCCTGGCCGGGCAGCGGCCGCGAGCGGCGGCCGTAGATGAGCTCCGACGAGTCCAGCAGCCACGGTACGAGGGTGATCGAGACGCCGTGCACGAGCATGAGCTGGTTGGCGATGCGGCGCGAGCGGCGGTTGTGCAGGATCGACTCCCACCAGTGCCCGACGATGTACTGGGGCAGGTAGACGGTGACCACCGCGCTGCCGTTCTTCTCGCGGTACTTGTCGATGAAGGTGGCGACGGGGCTCGCGAACATCCGGTACGGCGAGTCGATGACCAGCAGCTGCACGGGGATGCGGTGCTCCTGCCACTGGCGCTGCAGCTCGTCGGTCTCCTCCTTCGTCGTCGACACGTGCACGGCGAAGGTCTTCTCGTGCTTGGCGGCCAGCGCGTAGTCGATGGCCTTGATGACCGGCTTCTGCAGTCGGTTGACGAGGACCATGGCGACGTCGCCCGACGAGCCGAAGTGGGTGGAGTCGTCGACGGCGATCTCGTGCTCGACGTCGCGGTAGTACCGGTTCACGCCGATCATCAGCGTTGCGAGGATCGGGATGGCGATGAACACGAGGTAGGCGCCGTGGGTGAACTTGGTGATCGTGACGATGAGCAGCACGAACACGGTGAGGGCGGCGCCGGCGGAGTTGATGACGAGTCCCGCCCGGGCGCTGCGGCGCGTGGAGGCGGCGCTCTCCTGCGCCGCCGCCTCGGGGCTCAGCGCCTTCAGCTCCCGCATGACCCGGCGCCAGTGCCGCACCATGCCGATCTGGCCGAGCGAGAACGACACGAACACGCCGATGATGTAGAGCTGGATCAGCGTGGTGAGGTTCGCCTGGTAGACGACGAGCACCACCACGGCCGCCAGACCCAGGATGATCATGCCGTTGGAGTAGACGAGGCGGTCGCCGCGCGTGTTGAGCGCCTTCGGCGCGTAGCCGTCGCGGGCGAGCACCGCTCCCAGCAGCGGGAAGCCGTTGAACGCCGTGTTGGCGGCGAGGAGGAGCACCAGGGCCGTCGCCGCCTGGATGATGTAGAACGGGATCGACCCCATCCCGAACGTCGCGGACGCGACCTGGGCCATCAGGCTCGGCTGCGGCTGCGTGCAGTCG is part of the Microbacterium lemovicicum genome and encodes:
- a CDS encoding DUF4118 domain-containing protein; translated protein: MKRGMLRVLLGAAPGVGKTYEMLEEGRRLLGEGRDVVIAVVETHGRVATAAQAEGLPVLPRRTVSHRGVDLDELDLEGLLERRPQLALVDELAHTNAPGSRHLKRWQDVEEILDAGIDVITTVNVQHIESLGGVVEKITGIAQRETVPDAVVRGADQIEIVDLAPQSLRDRLAAGSVYPAERIDAALSNYFRLGNLTALRELALLWLADEVDSALESYRTEHGIDGAWQARERVVVALTGGSEGETLLRRGARIAARSSGGELLAVHVTSQDGLRAEAPGALAAQRLLVESLGGTYHQVVGGDVARALVAFARSVNATQVVVGVSRRGRLSAALTGPGIGATVIRESGDIDVHMVTHAAAGGRASLPRLSGAALSVRRRILGFVVALAGGPLLSWLLLALGAEDSITTDVLAYQLLVVIVALVGGLWPAVFAAVLSGITLDFLFIEPLYTVTISDPEHALALVLYVVIALLVSLVVDQAARRARAARRALAESELLATIAGSILRGESAVPALVSRTREAFALAGVRLLDAEGAVIATDGEPVRGDVDGAAAVRLPVTSGSGPTAILELHGRVLDASERRLLDVIVAQLASALERSTLTRTAREASALAETDQVRSALLSAVSHDLRRPLAAAVAALGGLRAADGHLSDEDRRELLATADESLTTLTTLVTDLLDVSRIEAGVLGVSVQPTDPAAVILGAVDELHLGPDDVELALDPDLPALAADPVLLQRVVVNVLANAHRFAPEGTRVRVTTSRLGSRAEIRVVDHGPGVEPDRRGEMFSPFQRHGDTDNTTGLGLGLALSKGFAEGMGGTLTPEGTPGGGLTMVIGLPAATAPTGAVSTGGLR
- a CDS encoding response regulator gives rise to the protein MKILIADDDPQLVRALRITLSAHGYEVVAAADGEAAVTLAAQHHPDVVLLDLGMPKLDGVRVIEALRGWSDAPILVVSGRTGSADKVEALDAGADDYVTKPFQIDELLARLRALGRRSAAASSPSEPVIGFGDVVVDLAAKAVTRAGVRVHLTPTEWRMLEFLARNPGVLVTRQTLLKEIWGSEQVADSGYLRLYMSQLRKKLEPDPARPVHLLTEQGMGYRLVP
- a CDS encoding gluconokinase, producing the protein MGTPPQRIVVMGVSASGKSTVGLALAAALGCAFTDADDLHPAANLAKMAGGTPLTDEDRQPWLTAVGRALADADRIVVACSALRRVYRDRIREAAPDAFFVFLDADATVLHARIAARTGHFMPPELLDSQLALLEPLQSDEAGVRIDVDGAPLEVEAAAIAAVQHPPVG
- a CDS encoding APC family permease; the encoded protein is METPIAKRILIGEPLTSEKLDEQLLPKKMALPIFASDALSSVAYAPQELLMILLIGGLSFLAFSPWVAAAVVVLLIVVVISYRQLIKAYPSGGGDYEVASKNLGEVPGVVVASALLVDYVLTVAVSVASGVDNIISALPFLNSFRVELAVLFVIVIIVVNLRGVREASLVFAIPTYVFIGSVLLMIVVGIARMLLGDAPVAASAGYTVQAESLSQAAIILLILRAFSSGCSALTGVEAVSNGVPAFRKPKIRNAQMTLTLMGTIAIILFAGLTLLALVAGVHYAENPCHLIGFDCTQPQPSLMAQVASATFGMGSIPFYIIQAATALVLLLAANTAFNGFPLLGAVLARDGYAPKALNTRGDRLVYSNGMIILGLAAVVVLVVYQANLTTLIQLYIIGVFVSFSLGQIGMVRHWRRVMRELKALSPEAAAQESAASTRRSARAGLVINSAGAALTVFVLLIVTITKFTHGAYLVFIAIPILATLMIGVNRYYRDVEHEIAVDDSTHFGSSGDVAMVLVNRLQKPVIKAIDYALAAKHEKTFAVHVSTTKEETDELQRQWQEHRIPVQLLVIDSPYRMFASPVATFIDKYREKNGSAVVTVYLPQYIVGHWWESILHNRRSRRIANQLMLVHGVSITLVPWLLDSSELIYGRRSRPLPGQERGGRPSQVPQPKHLRASRPAGPPETADSRSDGGPPANGGGDAANRP